The following are from one region of the Pocillopora verrucosa isolate sample1 chromosome 3, ASM3666991v2, whole genome shotgun sequence genome:
- the LOC131798270 gene encoding sphingosine-1-phosphate lyase 1, with amino-acid sequence MLDKTLWEQFLDVVEPHLPEYLHWNEICWTFVFYLAEARRHIHRWCRGMEAWEIVVNTVTYCFFVWLALEILRWVIGWAFFREKSLIERVKKGFFRTLRRLPFIKDKIANEMNKTVEEMGKTVFPVKPGETFHTRLPAKGMKEKDLMKEIENYTKLGEVKWEEGRVSGAIYCGGKELTEVLTKVYSKFTWANPLHVDIFPDVRKMEAEVVQMCVNMYHGGKDACGTMTSGGTESILMACKAYRDWASDRGITHPEIVAPISIHAAFDKAAHYFNIKLVHVPVDEKTRKVNIKAMRRAITKNTILLCGSAPQFPHGVMDPIEEIAKLAKKYNLGCHVDACLGGFLIPFMKKAGFSLPPFDFSVDGVTSISCDTHKYGFSPKGSSVIMYSNKHLRHFQYFVAPDWQGGIYACPSIPGSRPGAIIAATWATMIYYGESGYVESTRKIISTRKKIEDGLRKIKGIFVLGKPEVSVVAFASHDFDVYHLGDALTKKGWHLNTLQFPSSIHICVTALNTQPGVADQFIKDVRECTAALLKDPAAKSSGMSAIYGMSQSIPDRSIVNEIAWGFLDCMYNVNHDAAHENGVVKH; translated from the exons ATGTTAGACAAAACGTTATGGGAACAATTTTTAGATGTAGTAGAACCTCATCTACCGGAATATCTCCACTGGAATGAAATATGT tGGACGTTCGTTTTTTACCTGGCCGAGGCAAGACGCCATATTCATCGATGGTGCCGAGGAATGGAAGCATGGGAG ATTGTTGTCAATACAGTGACCTACTGCTTCTTTGTTTGGCTTGCCTTGGAAATTCTACGCTGGGTGATTGGATGGGCATTCTTCAGAGAAAAAA GTCTGATAGAGAGAGTAAAGAAAGGATTTTTTCGAACGTTGAGAAGATTGCCATTTATAAAAGATAAG ATAGccaatgaaatgaataaaactgTGGAAGAAATGGGCAAAACAGTATTTCCTGTGAAGCCAGGAGAGACCTTTCATACAAGA cTACCAGCCAAAGGAATGAAAGAG AAAGATCTAatgaaggaaattgaaaattacacaaAGCTTG GTGAAGTGAAATGGGAGGAAGGACGTGTTTCTGGAGCAATTTATTGTGGAGGAAAAGAACTCACAGAAGTGCTAACAAAG GTCTATTCAAAATTCACTTGGGCCAATCCACTCCATGTGGATATCTTTCCTGATG TGCGGAAGATGGAAGCAGAAGTTGTTCAGATGTGTGTCAATATGTACCATGGAGGGAAGGATGCATGTGGAACT atGACCAGTGGAGGAACTGAGAGTATATTGATGGCATGTAAGGCATATCGTGACTGGGCAAGTGACCGTGGAATAACACACCCAGAAAT tgTGGCACCTATAAGTATTCATGCAGCATTTGACAAG GCAGCTCACTATTTCAATATTAAGCTTGTTCATGTTCCTGTTGATGAGAAAACAAGGAAAGTTAACATCAAG gccATGCGGAGAGCAATAACAAAGAATACCATTCTA CTTTGTGGCTCAGCACCTCAGTTTCCTCATGGTGTTATGGATCCAATTGAAGAAATAGCCAAACTTGCCAAAAAGTATAATCTTGGTTGTCATGTAGATGCCTGCCTTGGTGGTTTTCTGATACCATTCATGAAAAAAGCTGG GTTTAGTCTTCCTCCATTTGATTTTTCTGTAGATGGAGTTACAAGTATATCCTGTGATACACACAAG TATGGATTCTCACCCAAAGGATCTTCAGTTATCATGTACAGCAACAAGCATCTCAGGCATTTTCAG tattTTGTTGCACCTGATTGGCAAGGAGGAATTTATGCCTGTCCATCAATACCTGGCAGTCGACCTGGTGCAATCATAGCAGCGACATGGGCTACAATGATTTACTATGGAGAGTCTG gttATGTTGAGAgcacaagaaaaattatatcaacaagaaagaaaattgaggaTGG CTTGCGAAAGATCAAAGGTATTTTTGTTCTTGGAAAACCTGAAGTGAGTGTGGTGGCGTTTGCTTCACATGATTTTGATGTTTACCACCTGGGCGATGCTCTCACCAAGAAAGGCTGGCATCTAAACACCCTTCAGTTCCCTTCAAG TATTCATATTTGTGTGACAGCTTTGAACACACAGCCAGGTGTGGCTGATCAGTTTATTAAGGACGTCAGAGAATGTACCGCTGCACTTTTGAAAGATCCTGCAGCAAAATCAAGCGGCATG TCTGCCATCTATGGTATGTCCCAGAGCATTCCGGATAGATCCATTGTTAATGAAATAGCGTGGGGCTTCTTGGACTGTATGTACAATGTCAATCACGACGCAGCTCATGAGAATGGAGTCGTCAagcattaa